The Flavobacterium commune genome contains a region encoding:
- the ftsZ gene encoding cell division protein FtsZ gives MTSNSEFGSISFDLPKNQSNVIKVIGVGGGGSNAINHMFKQGIKGVDFIVCNTDSQALQNSGVPNKIQLGVNLTEGLGAGANPDVGQQSAIESIADIEKMLDRGTKMVFITAGMGGGTGTGAAPVIAQLAKEREILTVGIVTLPFTFEGKVRQEQALIGIEKLRKQVDSLIVINNNKLREVYGNLGFKAGFSKADEVLATASRGIAEVITHHYTQNIDLRDAKTVLANSGTAIMGSSVASGENRAKEAIIAALDSPLLNDNKITGAKNVLLLIVSGSNEITLDEIGEINDHIQSEAGYNANIIMGVGEDESLGDAVAVTIIATGFDIEQQNGIVNTEPKKIIHSLEDEQKIVHNLSSTPVASFDLSTDKPVTNTAEERVVFDLVDEEEEEVVAVVAPAPVVPVEGNEELMAISEFIKNIDVTFEIVSPIKEEEFTFSAPKVEEVRQAVQPIVEQPKAIEKQEQTSISFDLPLFKAEPVQEKEEKILFELTNETKEIKVNQAVQFVSVTELSDNGVIKYSLEEYMEAENELAKPVAKVVEEVIPEELNITMKKVELAPEDFSNAEDISPIEMTIEETLRLRADERRKKLKEFNYKFHNNVSKIDEYEKEPAYKRLGIDISNNQMNNANSRISVGTDSNNDLQLRSNNSYLHDNVD, from the coding sequence ATGACGAGCAACTCAGAATTTGGAAGTATTTCATTTGATTTACCAAAAAATCAATCAAATGTAATCAAAGTAATAGGTGTAGGTGGAGGCGGAAGTAATGCTATCAACCACATGTTCAAGCAAGGAATCAAAGGAGTTGATTTCATTGTGTGTAACACTGATTCACAAGCACTGCAAAATAGTGGTGTTCCTAATAAAATTCAATTGGGTGTGAACCTGACTGAAGGTCTTGGTGCCGGAGCTAATCCAGACGTAGGACAACAATCGGCTATAGAAAGTATTGCCGATATCGAAAAGATGTTGGATCGCGGAACTAAGATGGTTTTTATCACAGCCGGAATGGGTGGAGGTACCGGAACTGGTGCTGCGCCTGTAATTGCTCAACTGGCTAAAGAAAGAGAGATTCTTACCGTGGGTATTGTAACCTTGCCGTTTACTTTTGAAGGAAAGGTGCGTCAGGAACAAGCACTTATTGGAATTGAAAAATTACGTAAACAAGTTGATTCTTTAATTGTTATCAATAATAACAAATTAAGAGAAGTGTATGGAAATCTTGGTTTCAAAGCAGGATTCTCAAAAGCCGATGAAGTTTTGGCAACAGCCTCAAGAGGAATTGCCGAAGTAATTACACATCACTATACTCAAAATATCGATTTACGTGATGCTAAAACCGTATTAGCTAATAGTGGAACGGCTATCATGGGTTCGTCTGTTGCTTCAGGAGAAAACAGAGCTAAAGAAGCTATTATTGCTGCTTTAGATTCTCCATTATTAAATGATAATAAAATTACAGGAGCCAAAAACGTATTGTTGCTCATCGTTTCTGGATCTAATGAAATTACCTTAGATGAAATTGGTGAAATCAATGACCACATTCAAAGTGAAGCGGGTTATAATGCTAATATCATCATGGGAGTTGGTGAAGATGAATCATTAGGTGATGCAGTTGCTGTAACGATCATTGCTACTGGATTTGATATTGAACAACAAAACGGAATTGTAAATACAGAGCCTAAAAAAATCATTCACAGTTTAGAGGATGAGCAAAAAATTGTTCACAATTTAAGTAGTACTCCTGTTGCTAGTTTTGATTTAAGTACTGATAAACCGGTAACTAATACAGCTGAAGAGCGTGTAGTTTTCGATTTAGTTGACGAAGAGGAAGAAGAAGTAGTTGCTGTTGTTGCTCCAGCTCCTGTTGTTCCGGTTGAGGGAAACGAAGAATTGATGGCGATATCTGAATTTATTAAAAATATAGATGTTACTTTCGAAATTGTTTCTCCTATAAAAGAAGAAGAGTTTACATTTTCTGCACCAAAAGTAGAAGAAGTAAGACAAGCAGTTCAGCCAATTGTTGAACAACCAAAAGCAATCGAAAAGCAAGAACAAACTTCTATTTCATTTGATTTGCCTCTTTTTAAAGCCGAGCCAGTTCAGGAAAAAGAAGAAAAAATCTTATTCGAATTGACAAATGAAACTAAAGAAATCAAAGTAAACCAAGCGGTTCAATTTGTATCTGTAACAGAATTGTCTGATAACGGGGTTATCAAATATTCTTTGGAAGAGTACATGGAAGCTGAGAACGAATTAGCTAAACCAGTTGCAAAAGTGGTGGAAGAAGTAATTCCTGAGGAGTTGAATATTACAATGAAAAAAGTAGAATTAGCTCCGGAAGATTTTTCTAATGCAGAAGATATTTCTCCTATCGAAATGACAATTGAAGAAACTTTACGTTTAAGAGCTGACGAAAGAAGAAAGAAATTAAAAGAGTTTAATTATAAGTTTCATAATAACGTTTCTAAGATTGATGAGTACGAAAAAGAACCAGCTTACAAAAGATTAGGTATCGATATTTCGAATAATCAAATGAATAATGCTAACTCAAGAATCTCTGTTGGAACAGATAGTAATAACGATTTACAATTGCGTTCTAATAATTCTTATTTGCATGATAATGTAGATTAG
- a CDS encoding substrate-binding domain-containing protein: MLRKYSFIIIFGVIIFFNSCKSSTEVDPVSIGFSQCINQDIWRMSMNHEMTVEASLHPRVKLTIYNANRKVKKQIQDIEKMIQDKKDIIIVSPFESDSIVPVIEKAVLKGIPVIVVDRKVNTSNYTAHIGADNIEVGRIAAKHIVSLSKGKANVVEIKGNSSTSPGFERNLGFRQILDKYPGVKVVTMEAKRDELVLDDFLKILNNFPNINYIYAYNDEIAYQTWMVLKKRGLEKSIKIIGVDGLNGPNGGLQLVQEGILEATVLYPTGAAEAIKLALKIANKEIVPKNNKLNTILIDSLNANIMSNQFDRITIQQSDIEQQQKVIKSQEKKYVSQNNLLKLLTFLLVIVLGLAIYSIYSRIMISRKKQELEETNKKIKHQRNEIKKFSNELKQSNEARLNFFTGLSHEFKTPLTLILSSVESLESEFKNKGIAINKEINLMYNNSRRLLRLINQLLDYRKTEDQKFTLRASQTNLLDFSKGIVSDFDREAKKKNIDFSLSTNNENLEVYIDRNLMDKVYFNLLSNAFKFTPENGKISISIKEDRENNVVHIHFKDSGIGIPEKEIDQVFNAFYQGSNNYRNSSGIGLHLSKSFIDLHKGSIEVVSKNGAEFIITLPLGKEHLDEKSIVKEAALDYVHQSDYLDSEVIQKKEPQHNEDRYSILYIEDNKDLLDFVSNKFSTEYTFFTSDGTNAVEYALELIPDIIICDLNLPELNGFQICEKLKKDLRTSHIPTIILTSSDDQDSYLQALDSGADVFLTKPFNLKVLAQSIKALLFNREKLRYYYTNNIINIEEGTFGVTEQDFLKKLNELIEKNLDNSAYTVEDLAKNLAISRVQLYRKVKAILGISISDHINNIRLEKSKEFLKKSDLTISEIAYAVGFSTPNYFSTSFKNKFGISPKEYKIK, encoded by the coding sequence ATGCTAAGAAAATACTCTTTCATAATAATTTTTGGTGTTATCATTTTTTTTAATTCATGTAAGTCATCAACCGAAGTAGATCCGGTTTCAATAGGATTTTCGCAATGTATTAATCAGGATATTTGGAGAATGTCGATGAACCATGAAATGACAGTAGAAGCTTCTCTTCATCCAAGAGTTAAGCTGACTATTTATAATGCTAACCGTAAAGTAAAAAAGCAAATCCAGGACATTGAAAAGATGATTCAGGATAAAAAAGATATTATAATAGTTTCTCCTTTTGAATCGGATTCGATTGTTCCTGTAATAGAAAAGGCGGTTCTTAAAGGAATTCCTGTAATTGTTGTGGATAGAAAAGTAAATACTTCAAATTACACGGCACACATAGGTGCAGATAATATTGAGGTAGGAAGAATTGCAGCTAAGCATATTGTTTCATTGTCTAAAGGAAAAGCTAATGTTGTTGAAATAAAAGGCAATTCATCTACCTCGCCCGGTTTTGAAAGAAATTTAGGTTTCAGGCAAATTTTAGATAAATATCCAGGTGTCAAAGTGGTTACTATGGAGGCTAAAAGAGATGAATTAGTCTTAGATGATTTTTTAAAAATACTGAATAATTTTCCCAATATTAATTATATCTATGCTTACAATGACGAAATTGCTTATCAGACCTGGATGGTTCTTAAAAAGAGAGGCTTAGAGAAAAGCATAAAAATTATAGGAGTAGATGGTCTTAATGGGCCTAATGGTGGACTTCAGTTGGTTCAGGAAGGGATTTTAGAAGCCACTGTTTTATATCCTACAGGAGCTGCCGAAGCAATAAAGTTGGCTTTAAAAATAGCGAATAAAGAAATCGTTCCTAAAAACAATAAACTAAATACTATTTTGATAGATTCTCTTAATGCAAATATTATGAGTAATCAGTTTGATAGAATAACGATTCAGCAATCGGATATTGAGCAACAGCAAAAGGTTATCAAAAGTCAGGAGAAAAAATATGTAAGCCAGAATAATCTTTTGAAATTGTTGACTTTTTTATTGGTAATAGTTTTAGGTCTGGCTATTTACAGTATTTACTCGAGAATTATGATTAGTCGAAAGAAACAGGAATTAGAAGAAACCAATAAAAAAATCAAACACCAAAGAAATGAAATTAAAAAGTTTTCTAATGAATTAAAACAAAGTAATGAGGCCAGATTGAACTTTTTTACGGGCTTGTCACACGAATTCAAAACACCTTTAACCTTGATTTTGAGTTCGGTTGAATCCCTGGAAAGTGAATTTAAGAATAAAGGAATTGCTATCAACAAAGAAATTAATTTGATGTATAACAATTCCAGAAGATTACTGCGTTTAATCAATCAATTATTGGATTATAGAAAAACTGAGGATCAAAAATTTACTTTGAGAGCATCGCAAACCAATTTATTGGATTTTTCAAAAGGTATTGTAAGTGATTTTGACCGCGAAGCAAAGAAAAAGAATATTGATTTTTCATTGAGTACTAACAATGAAAATTTAGAGGTTTATATTGATAGAAATTTAATGGATAAAGTCTATTTTAATCTGTTGTCAAACGCCTTTAAGTTTACACCTGAAAACGGTAAAATCAGTATTTCGATAAAAGAAGATAGGGAGAATAATGTTGTTCATATTCACTTTAAGGATTCGGGAATTGGCATACCAGAAAAAGAAATTGATCAGGTATTTAACGCTTTTTATCAGGGGTCTAATAATTATAGAAACAGTTCAGGAATTGGGCTTCATTTATCAAAGAGTTTTATTGATTTACATAAAGGAAGTATTGAAGTTGTTTCAAAAAACGGAGCAGAATTTATCATTACATTACCGCTTGGAAAAGAGCATTTAGATGAAAAATCGATAGTTAAAGAAGCTGCATTAGATTATGTACATCAATCCGATTATTTAGATTCTGAAGTTATTCAAAAGAAAGAACCTCAGCATAATGAGGATAGGTATTCGATTCTTTATATAGAGGATAATAAAGATCTTTTGGATTTTGTATCGAATAAGTTTTCAACCGAATATACTTTTTTTACTTCAGATGGAACTAATGCTGTGGAATATGCTTTAGAGTTAATTCCGGATATTATTATTTGCGATTTGAATTTGCCCGAACTTAATGGATTTCAAATTTGTGAAAAACTCAAAAAAGATTTGAGAACTTCTCATATTCCAACGATTATATTAACCTCTTCAGATGATCAGGATTCTTATTTACAGGCTTTAGATAGCGGGGCAGATGTTTTCCTGACAAAGCCATTTAATTTAAAAGTATTGGCGCAGTCCATCAAAGCCTTACTTTTTAACAGAGAGAAATTAAGGTATTATTATACCAATAATATAATCAATATCGAAGAAGGAACTTTTGGTGTTACCGAACAGGATTTTCTTAAAAAGCTTAACGAACTGATTGAGAAAAATTTAGATAATTCGGCTTATACCGTGGAAGATTTAGCTAAAAACCTGGCTATTTCCCGTGTGCAATTGTATCGTAAAGTCAAAGCAATATTGGGAATTAGCATCAGTGATCATATTAATAATATAAGATTAGAAAAGTCTAAAGAATTTTTGAAAAAATCAGATCTAACAATTTCAGAGATTGCTTATGCAGTAGGTTTTTCTACACCGAATTATTTTTCAACTTCATTCAAAAATAAATTTGGTATCTCGCCAAAAGAGTATAAGATTAAATGA
- a CDS encoding GIY-YIG nuclease family protein — protein MKYYVYVLESEIHGRLYKGQTSDIDKRIKEHNLGKTKSTKGYKPWRLVYFEVYETREEVLEREKYFKTGSGRAFLKEKLQKK, from the coding sequence ATGAAATATTATGTATATGTTTTGGAAAGTGAAATTCATGGGAGGTTATATAAAGGTCAGACATCTGATATTGATAAACGTATAAAAGAACATAATTTAGGAAAAACAAAATCTACAAAAGGATATAAACCTTGGAGATTAGTTTATTTTGAGGTTTATGAAACAAGAGAAGAAGTATTAGAGCGTGAAAAATATTTTAAGACAGGAAGTGGAAGGGCTTTTTTGAAAGAGAAATTACAAAAGAAATGA
- the ftsA gene encoding cell division protein FtsA — MEKENIAVGLDIGTTKIVAMIGKKNEYGKLEILGVGKSKSLGVARGVVNNITQTIQSIQQAINDAETNSGYKIKDVVVGIAGQHIRSIQHTDYISRSNPEEVIGGNDIQLLIDQVNKLAMLPGEEIIHVLPQEFKIDGQSEIKEPIGMYGGRLESSFHVVVGQASSIRNVGRCIQSSGIELSGLTLEPLASSDAVLSQEEKEAGVALIDIGGGTTDLAIFKDGIIRHTAVIPFGGNVITDDIKEGCSIIEKQAELLKVKFGSAWPGENKDNEIVSIPGLRGREPKEISLKNLSKIIHARVVEIIEQVFTEVKAYGHEDPRKKLIAGIVLTGGGAQLKHIKQLVEYITGMDTRIGYPNEHLAGNSDEEFSSPLYATAVGLVMNSICNNTQSAIRKEEVVPQRTVYYREPVVETVERFEPEVEEVQTQVPVYSKNEESTGEKIKRSFFDRYVDKIKDFLDNAE; from the coding sequence ATGGAAAAAGAGAATATTGCAGTAGGTCTAGATATAGGGACAACCAAAATCGTTGCCATGATAGGCAAGAAAAATGAGTATGGTAAGTTAGAAATTTTGGGAGTTGGAAAATCCAAAAGTCTAGGTGTGGCTAGAGGAGTGGTTAATAATATTACACAAACCATTCAATCTATTCAGCAAGCAATAAATGATGCGGAAACAAATTCAGGTTATAAAATTAAAGATGTTGTTGTAGGGATTGCAGGACAACACATCCGTAGTATTCAGCATACCGATTACATCAGCAGAAGTAATCCGGAAGAAGTAATTGGTGGAAATGACATTCAATTACTAATTGATCAGGTTAATAAATTGGCCATGTTGCCAGGGGAAGAAATTATTCACGTTTTACCTCAGGAATTTAAAATAGATGGACAATCTGAAATAAAAGAACCAATTGGGATGTATGGTGGAAGGCTAGAATCCAGTTTCCATGTTGTAGTAGGTCAGGCTTCGTCTATACGTAACGTAGGGCGTTGTATTCAAAGTTCTGGTATCGAATTGTCAGGGTTGACTTTAGAGCCATTAGCTTCATCTGATGCGGTTTTGAGCCAAGAAGAAAAAGAAGCTGGAGTTGCCTTAATTGACATCGGTGGAGGAACAACTGATTTGGCCATTTTTAAAGATGGAATTATTCGTCATACCGCAGTAATTCCTTTTGGAGGAAATGTAATTACTGATGATATCAAAGAAGGCTGTTCTATTATAGAAAAACAGGCTGAATTGTTGAAAGTTAAATTTGGTTCAGCTTGGCCAGGAGAAAATAAAGACAACGAGATTGTTTCTATTCCGGGATTAAGAGGAAGAGAGCCAAAAGAGATTTCGTTGAAAAACTTGTCCAAGATTATTCACGCCCGTGTGGTGGAAATAATTGAGCAGGTTTTTACAGAAGTAAAAGCTTATGGTCACGAAGATCCAAGAAAAAAACTAATTGCTGGAATTGTACTTACTGGTGGTGGTGCTCAATTGAAACACATCAAACAATTAGTAGAATACATTACAGGAATGGACACCAGAATTGGATATCCTAATGAGCATTTAGCAGGTAATTCAGACGAAGAGTTTTCTAGTCCATTGTATGCAACTGCAGTTGGATTAGTAATGAATAGTATTTGTAATAATACGCAGAGTGCGATAAGAAAAGAAGAAGTAGTTCCTCAAAGAACTGTTTATTATCGTGAGCCGGTTGTGGAAACGGTAGAGCGATTTGAACCGGAAGTAGAAGAGGTACAAACGCAAGTACCGGTTTATTCTAAAAATGAAGAGTCAACAGGAGAAAAGATTAAGCGATCTTTCTTTGATCGTTATGTTGATAAGATTAAAGACTTTTTAGATAACGCAGAGTAG
- a CDS encoding GatB/YqeY domain-containing protein: MSLSVKIMDEMKTAMKAKDTVALESLRAIKSELLLAQTASGSKEEISEEEEIKLLQRLVKTRKESARIFTEQNRADLAEPELAQVAVIEKFLPAQLSEAEIEAVIAKIIAETGASGIASMGKVMGLASAQLGGTAEGKTISTIVKKLLV, translated from the coding sequence ATGAGTTTATCAGTAAAAATCATGGATGAGATGAAAACCGCCATGAAAGCTAAAGATACAGTAGCTTTAGAATCATTAAGAGCAATAAAATCAGAATTGCTTTTAGCTCAAACGGCTTCTGGTTCTAAAGAAGAAATTTCAGAAGAAGAAGAAATTAAATTATTGCAACGTTTGGTGAAAACCCGTAAAGAAAGCGCAAGAATTTTTACTGAACAAAATCGTGCTGATTTGGCTGAACCTGAATTAGCTCAGGTAGCTGTAATCGAAAAGTTTTTACCGGCTCAATTGAGTGAAGCTGAAATTGAGGCTGTAATTGCTAAAATTATTGCTGAAACTGGAGCATCTGGAATTGCATCTATGGGTAAAGTAATGGGATTAGCTTCTGCTCAATTAGGAGGGACTGCCGAAGGCAAAACGATTTCTACTATAGTAAAAAAATTATTAGTCTAA
- a CDS encoding zinc-dependent peptidase has translation MVFQFFIILVFGILALLLIVFRIIEPIYVFFFKKPLFLHIYPFSKKLNNEQKEILKTNFLFYNRLTPKKKRYFEHRVKEFVRKYEFIGKDIVITETMQILIAGTYVMLTFGLRKYLITLFTRIIIYPSSYYSSSNDAYHKGEFNPRMKSIVFSWEDYILGHQTTNDNINLGLHEFAHALHFHCMKSNDSSAAVFFDEFNKVTRYYTDAELNAELRSKGYFRLYAYQNQFEFLAVILEHFFETPKQFRKEHPELFVIVNNMLNFKEYLVEDSF, from the coding sequence ATGGTATTTCAATTTTTTATCATTCTTGTTTTTGGGATATTAGCTCTTCTCTTGATCGTGTTTCGAATTATTGAACCTATTTATGTTTTCTTCTTTAAGAAACCTTTGTTTTTACATATTTACCCTTTTTCTAAAAAGCTGAATAATGAGCAAAAAGAAATTTTAAAAACGAATTTCCTTTTTTATAATCGGCTTACTCCAAAAAAAAAGCGCTATTTTGAGCATCGTGTTAAAGAGTTTGTGCGTAAATATGAGTTTATAGGTAAGGATATAGTGATTACCGAAACGATGCAAATACTCATAGCGGGAACTTATGTGATGCTGACTTTTGGTCTGCGGAAATACCTAATTACTTTATTTACGAGAATTATTATTTATCCGTCAAGTTATTATTCGTCTTCAAACGATGCTTACCATAAAGGCGAGTTCAATCCCAGAATGAAGTCGATTGTTTTTTCCTGGGAAGATTATATTTTAGGTCATCAGACTACCAATGATAATATTAATTTAGGTCTTCATGAATTTGCTCATGCCTTGCATTTTCATTGTATGAAAAGTAATGATTCCAGCGCAGCCGTTTTTTTTGATGAATTTAATAAAGTGACAAGGTATTACACTGATGCGGAATTAAATGCCGAATTGCGTTCTAAAGGCTATTTCAGATTGTATGCTTATCAAAATCAATTCGAATTTCTAGCAGTAATTTTGGAGCATTTTTTTGAAACTCCGAAGCAATTTAGAAAGGAACATCCGGAGTTGTTTGTCATTGTTAACAATATGCTTAATTTTAAAGAGTATTTAGTTGAAGATTCTTTTTAG
- a CDS encoding cell division protein FtsQ/DivIB, producing the protein MKKIFNWTNIRLILMLGLVVFLFSFTSKRNEKRKLAKIAVVFVGENNLFIKEETVNKLLIENMGDPLAIEKDKLDLNKLEGKLNSNAMIDESDVFVSIDGVLKAVVKQKTPVARVINGSESFYVDYKGGKMPLSDNFTARVPLVSGDINRGGNEKLARLFRVIYEDDFLKKNIIAIEIMPNASLKMFNRNYDYQIDFGSMMNFETKFKNYKAFFQKAVLDSTLYKYKKIDLRFTKQVVCTK; encoded by the coding sequence ATGAAAAAAATATTTAATTGGACAAACATCAGATTAATCCTAATGTTAGGATTGGTTGTTTTTCTTTTTTCGTTTACTTCAAAGCGAAATGAAAAGCGAAAATTAGCAAAAATAGCTGTTGTTTTTGTAGGAGAAAACAATCTTTTTATCAAGGAAGAAACGGTTAATAAATTGTTAATAGAAAATATGGGCGACCCATTAGCTATTGAAAAAGATAAATTAGATTTGAATAAGCTGGAAGGAAAGCTGAATTCAAATGCGATGATTGACGAATCAGATGTTTTTGTAAGTATTGATGGTGTTCTGAAAGCGGTTGTAAAGCAAAAGACTCCTGTGGCTAGAGTGATTAATGGTTCAGAATCTTTTTATGTTGATTATAAAGGTGGTAAGATGCCGCTATCGGATAATTTCACAGCTAGAGTTCCACTTGTTTCGGGGGATATAAATAGAGGGGGTAACGAAAAATTGGCTCGTTTGTTTCGTGTGATTTATGAGGATGATTTTTTGAAAAAAAACATCATTGCTATAGAGATTATGCCTAATGCTAGCTTAAAAATGTTCAATAGGAATTACGATTACCAGATTGATTTTGGTAGTATGATGAATTTTGAAACGAAATTTAAAAATTATAAAGCCTTTTTTCAAAAAGCAGTTTTAGATAGTACGTTATATAAATATAAAAAGATTGACCTCAGGTTTACAAAACAAGTAGTTTGCACTAAATAA
- the murC gene encoding UDP-N-acetylmuramate--L-alanine ligase → MNLNQIHNVYFIGIGGIGMSALARYFKYIGKQVSGYDKTPTILTNELIESGIAIHFDDDINLIPKDYFVENTLVIITPAVPRTHSEWNYFLERDYQVKKRAEVLGIITKDTFCFAVAGTHGKTTTSSILGHILHESGADVTAFIGGIVENYNSNLIGSGKTVTVVEADEFDRSFLHLHPNIACVTSMDADHLDIYGTSDAIKESFTEFADKVEDKSKLFITTDLPLSGITVGVNEEEAVYNAFNIRIEDGNYVFDVKTPAGVLKDFRFGLPGRHNLMNALMAFAMAVNFGTPTDAIAKALASFQGIRRRFSYQIRTENLVYIDDYAHHPTEINAVHQAVRELYPNKKVLAVFQPHLFSRTKDFADDFAKSLSQFDEVLLMDIYPARELPMEGVTSDWLLSLIENQNKKLVSKEDLIATMLKSDAPVMVTIGAGDIGEMVGAIKNALNEKNI, encoded by the coding sequence ATGAATCTAAATCAAATACATAACGTTTATTTTATCGGTATCGGTGGTATTGGTATGAGTGCTTTGGCGCGCTATTTTAAGTATATCGGGAAACAGGTTTCCGGTTATGACAAAACACCAACGATTTTAACTAATGAGCTAATCGAAAGTGGTATTGCTATTCATTTTGATGATGATATCAATTTAATACCTAAGGATTATTTTGTCGAAAATACCTTGGTGATAATTACGCCAGCAGTTCCAAGAACCCACTCCGAGTGGAATTATTTTTTAGAGCGTGATTATCAGGTTAAAAAAAGAGCCGAAGTTTTAGGAATTATTACTAAGGATACTTTTTGTTTTGCAGTGGCTGGAACCCACGGAAAAACCACTACATCTAGTATTTTGGGACATATTTTACATGAAAGTGGTGCAGATGTTACGGCTTTTATTGGCGGAATTGTAGAGAATTACAATTCGAATTTAATAGGAAGCGGGAAAACCGTAACCGTTGTTGAAGCTGATGAATTTGACCGTTCGTTTTTGCATTTGCATCCCAATATTGCCTGTGTGACTTCAATGGATGCCGATCATTTGGATATTTACGGAACTAGCGATGCTATAAAAGAATCGTTTACTGAGTTTGCAGATAAAGTAGAGGATAAATCTAAATTGTTTATTACGACTGATTTGCCACTTTCAGGAATTACTGTTGGAGTAAATGAGGAAGAAGCGGTTTACAATGCTTTTAATATTAGAATAGAAGACGGAAACTATGTTTTTGATGTTAAAACACCTGCTGGAGTTTTAAAAGATTTTCGTTTTGGACTACCAGGAAGACATAATTTGATGAATGCTTTAATGGCTTTTGCAATGGCAGTAAATTTCGGCACCCCAACCGATGCCATTGCAAAAGCCTTAGCTTCATTCCAAGGAATAAGAAGACGTTTTTCGTATCAAATTAGAACTGAAAACCTGGTTTATATTGATGATTATGCACATCATCCTACTGAGATAAATGCGGTACATCAGGCGGTTAGGGAATTGTATCCTAACAAAAAAGTATTGGCAGTTTTTCAGCCGCATCTTTTTAGCAGAACCAAAGATTTTGCAGATGATTTTGCAAAAAGTCTTTCTCAGTTTGACGAAGTGTTATTGATGGATATTTATCCGGCACGTGAGTTGCCTATGGAGGGAGTAACTTCGGACTGGTTGTTGTCTCTGATAGAAAATCAGAATAAAAAATTAGTTTCAAAAGAAGATTTGATAGCAACTATGTTGAAAAGTGATGCTCCGGTTATGGTTACAATTGGAGCTGGTGATATTGGTGAAATGGTGGGAGCAATTAAAAACGCTTTAAATGAAAAAAATATTTAA